The Constrictibacter sp. MBR-5 genomic interval GGCCCGCAGAAGGTTGGCGCGCTGGTTGTTGGTCACGAGGCGGAAATCGTAGCTCCTCAGGTCCGGGTGGATCGGCAGGTTGGCGAAGAATGCCTCCGCCGTCTCGATCGGGATGTCCTTCACGGCGCAAGGCGGGGAGCCGGCGCCGTCGATCAGCCGGCCGGCGATGGCTGCCTCGGCCCTGTCCCAGAAATCGAAAGCGGTACCCGGCGGCGTCTCGTAGCCCCGACACACGGTGCCGACGGCCGCGGCGACGCCGGCGGCCAGCGCCCGGGCGTCCTCCGCATGCGGCCGCAGGACGCCCTCCGCCATGATCGCGAGCCCCTGGAGGCAGAGCGGATAGTTGCGCCATTTCGCGCGTTCGGCGGCCGTCTTGAATGCCGGCTCCTCCAGCAGCTTCGTCGACAGCAGGCCGGAGCGGGCACGCGCATACTCGTAGATGCACTTCTGCACCATGAACGCGGCATGCCGGTCGAGGAAGGCCGAGAGGGCGGCCGGATCGCCGATCGGCGCCGCGCGGCGGAAAGAAGCGAGCAATTCCATCAACCCAGCCATCGATGCCGATCCAAGAACAGCTCCTTGTTCTTCACACGCGCCGCGGCGACTTCAATGACGCAAGTGCACAGTGCACATTGTGCAGATGCGAAGATCTCGCCACAAAGTCGCGATATCACCGTAAAGAAGTCTAGTCTAACGCGCCCTTTGTGGATTAAGAATCGAATATCCCGGCTCGTCTAGGTGGTTTGCCGGGCAACCGGACCGGGGCCGTCTGCTTCTGCGGCCGTCAGGTCGAAAGCTGGGGGGATCTGGCATTGACCAATGACCAACTCTACTGGGCGAAGACCAAACGGTTGATGATCACCTGCCTGGTCATCTGGGCGCTCGCCTCGTTCGTTGTGCATGCCTTCGTGTCCACGCTGAACGAGATCGTGATCATGGGCTTCCCGCTCGGCTTCTACATGGCCGCGCAAGGGTCGCTCATCATCTTCGTCGTCCTGATCTTCTGGTTCGCCAGCCGCCAGGACGCGATCGACCGCGAATTCGGCGTCGCCGAGACCGAGTAAGGAGGTCACCATGGCAGCGCGATCGGGTGCTGGTGACTTCACCAGCAATCTCGGCCGGATCTACGGCATCTACACCGGCGGCTTCCTCGGGTTCGTCATCCTGCTGGCGATCCTGGAACAGGTCGGCGTCCCGAACAGGATCATCGGCTATCTGTTCGTCTTCTTCACGCTGGCCGTCTATGCCGGCATCGGCATCCTGTCCCGAACCATGCAGGTGTCGGAATATTATGTCGCCGGCCGGCGCGTCCCGGCGGTCTACAACGGCATGGCGACCGGCGCCGACTGGATGTCGGGCGCGTCCTTCGTCGGCATGGCGGGCACGCTCTACGCCCTGGGATATGACGGCCTCGCCTATGTCCTCGGCTGGACCGGCGGGTACGTCCTTGTCGCGGTCCTGGTAGCGCCGTACCTGCGCAAGTTCGGCGCCTACACCGTGCCGGACTTCCTGGCGGCGCGCTTCGGCGGCAATATGGCGCGTTTCCTGGGCATCATCGTGCTGCTGTGCTGCTCGTTCACCTATGTGGTGGCGCAGGTCTATGCGACGGGCATCATCGCCTCGCGCTTCCTCGGCATCAGCTTCGAGGTTGCGGTCTATGTCGGCCTCGCCGGGATCCTGCTCTGCTCGATGCTGGGCGGCATGCGCGCGGTGACCTGGACCCAGGTGGCGCAGTACATCGTGCTGATCGTGGCGTACCTCGTCCCGGTCGTGCTGCTGTCGACGCAGAAATACGGCCTGCCGATCCCGCAGTTCACCTATGGACAGGCTCTGCAAGACATCACCGCCCTCGAACAGCAGATGCTGACGAACGGACTCGCCACGGCAGGCACGCTTAAGGCTCATTTCGCGCCGTTCACCAACCTCGATCCGTTCAACTTCTTCGCCCTGATCTTCTGCCTGATGCTGGGCACCGCATCGCTGCCGCACGTGTTGATGCGCTACTTCACGACGCCGTCCGTCCGCGACGCGCGAAAGTCGGTGGCGTGGTCGCTGCTCTTCATCTTCATCCTCTACTTCACGGCGCCAGCCTATGCCGCCTTCGCGAAGCTGGAGGTCTATCAGAACGTCATCGGCGTCTCGATGGACGCCCTGCCGCAGTGGATCTATACCTACGGCAATCTCGGCCTGGTCAAGGTCTGCGGCGTCAATGCGACGGCGCTGGAGGCGATCCGGGCCGCGTGCGTCGCCACCGGCAGTGCCGACAACATCCTGGCCCACGCCGACCTCGCGATTAACAACGACGTCATCGTCATCGCGATGCCGGAGATCGCGGGCCTGCCCTACGTCATCGCGGGCCTCGTCGCGGCCGGCGGGTTGGCGGCGGCGCTGTCGACGGCGGATGGCCTGCTGCTAGCCATCGCCAACGCGCTCAGCCACGACATCTACTACAAGATGATCGACCCGAACGCCGCGACGAAGCGGCGCCTGGTGGTGGCGCGTACGCTGCTGGTCGTCGTGGCGGTCTGTGCCGCCTGGGTGGCGGCGACGAAGCCGGCCGACATCCTGTCGATGGTGGCCTGGGCGTTCTCGCTGGCGGCGGCAGGCAACTTCCCGGTGATCGTCCTCGGCATCTGGTGGAAGCGCTGCACCACGGCCGGCGCGGTTTCCGGCATGATCGTCGGCTTCGGCATCACGCTCTTCTATCTGGTCATGACGAAGTATGGCGGCATGCCGCTCTGGGGCATTCCGGGCGTCACCGGTGGGATCCAGAACATCTCCGCCGCGATCATCGGCCTGCCATTCGGCGTCGCCGCGATGATCATCGTCTCGCTGATGACCCCGGCACCATCGCGGGAGATGCAGGACTTCATCGACGAGATCCGGCGGCCGCGGGGCCCGACCGTGATGGTCGAGAAGACGACCTGACCTTCGGAGGAGGGCGGGGACGCCTCCCGCCCTCCTCTGCCGTCCGCGCCGCCTGCCATCGCACCGGCGCCCCTGCCCGACGATCGGAATACCTGTCCTTGGGAACATCCTTCTGGCTGTACGCGCTGCCGAACTATGCGATGGCGGCGCTGATGTATTCGCTGCTCGCGCGCTACGTGCTCGCCTTCTTCATGGCGCCGGACACCGGCAACTACATCTACCGATTCTTCGTACGCATCACGGACCCGGTGGCCGCGGCGGTCAGGTTCGTCAGCCCGGCGGCGGTGCCGGCGCAGGTGATCCTGCTGTTCGGCATCGTGTGGCTGCTGATCCTCCGCTTCGCCTTTTTCCTCGCCATGACCGGGGCGGGGCTCGCCCCCACCCTGGAGGGCTGAGGCGTCGATGAGCGGCACGCCCTTCCTGCCC includes:
- a CDS encoding DUF4212 domain-containing protein, which codes for MTNDQLYWAKTKRLMITCLVIWALASFVVHAFVSTLNEIVIMGFPLGFYMAAQGSLIIFVVLIFWFASRQDAIDREFGVAETE
- a CDS encoding sodium:solute symporter family protein; translation: MAARSGAGDFTSNLGRIYGIYTGGFLGFVILLAILEQVGVPNRIIGYLFVFFTLAVYAGIGILSRTMQVSEYYVAGRRVPAVYNGMATGADWMSGASFVGMAGTLYALGYDGLAYVLGWTGGYVLVAVLVAPYLRKFGAYTVPDFLAARFGGNMARFLGIIVLLCCSFTYVVAQVYATGIIASRFLGISFEVAVYVGLAGILLCSMLGGMRAVTWTQVAQYIVLIVAYLVPVVLLSTQKYGLPIPQFTYGQALQDITALEQQMLTNGLATAGTLKAHFAPFTNLDPFNFFALIFCLMLGTASLPHVLMRYFTTPSVRDARKSVAWSLLFIFILYFTAPAYAAFAKLEVYQNVIGVSMDALPQWIYTYGNLGLVKVCGVNATALEAIRAACVATGSADNILAHADLAINNDVIVIAMPEIAGLPYVIAGLVAAGGLAAALSTADGLLLAIANALSHDIYYKMIDPNAATKRRLVVARTLLVVVAVCAAWVAATKPADILSMVAWAFSLAAAGNFPVIVLGIWWKRCTTAGAVSGMIVGFGITLFYLVMTKYGGMPLWGIPGVTGGIQNISAAIIGLPFGVAAMIIVSLMTPAPSREMQDFIDEIRRPRGPTVMVEKTT
- a CDS encoding YggT family protein, with protein sequence MGTSFWLYALPNYAMAALMYSLLARYVLAFFMAPDTGNYIYRFFVRITDPVAAAVRFVSPAAVPAQVILLFGIVWLLILRFAFFLAMTGAGLAPTLEG